The Cupriavidus necator N-1 DNA window GACGGTCATTGGCGCGCACGTAGAGCACGAAATGCGGGCTGCGCCGCCGGGGCCGCAAAGCAAAAACGGATGAAAACTCATCCGTCTTTGTTAGCCTCGCGGCTTTGGGGAAGGCATGGGCTGACACGCTGGGTGACACTGGTGAGCGCTGGCGAATACTACTGCTGGCGCAAAAGCGGCGCCCTGCGGCAAGCGGCCGGCCGACCTGAAGCCGAGGCGGTGGGCATTGACGGCTGCGCGGCACGGCTGCGGTACGCTGCAGCCGGCGCCGGGCGCGCCGTCAGGCCGGTCGCCCGGGCCTCAGATGGCCAGGCGCTTGCGGCCCTTGGCGCGGCGTGCGTTGATGACGGCACGGCCGCCGCGGGTCTTCATGCGCACGCGGAAACCGTGGGTACGCTTGCGGCGGGTAACGGAAGGTTGGTAGGTACGTTTCATGTTGCACTCTCTGGTTGATCTTGGCTCGCCCGACTCCGGCCGGTGCCGGGGTGCCGTGGCCGCCGCGTATGGTTCGCATGGGGCTGCCGCAAGCAAGAAACTGCCGCGGCGTATCCGACGATTCTGGTTCTGTCTTTGCTGCCGGCCGAATGGCGCGCGCTGCAGGCGGGGTGGCCTGTGGGCGCGGACGGCACGAACAGGCCAGACCCGGCGATGCGCATACGTGATCCCCTGCCGCATCGCAGAACCCGCCATTTAAACGATTTTCTCCGGCGCTGTCAAGGCACAAGTCTGTGTGCAAGGGCACAATTGCCACAGCGCCCAATGGCCCGTGGTGGCCCATTGTCCACAATGGTCGGTGGGTAACTGCATGTGCCCCGAGTGCCACCTCTACCGCAGTCATCCACAGGCGAAGTCCCTGTTTTGCCTGGGATTTTGCCCGTTTCCGCACCCCGGAAAGCCGCACCACAGCAAGGGTTGTGCACACAAATCCACTGCATTTGCACAAGTTGTCCACAGACTTATCCTTTGTGGATAACTCAGGGGCGGGGGTACAATCCGGGTCCAAACA harbors:
- the rpmH gene encoding 50S ribosomal protein L34, whose product is MKRTYQPSVTRRKRTHGFRVRMKTRGGRAVINARRAKGRKRLAI